GACGATGACAGATGCACGTGGAAAACGAGGCGTCAGTGAATGAACCTCTCAACGTGGAGAGGGAAACAAGCACAGCAGTATTCTGTGGTCACGGAAGCCCTCAAAAGCCTCTTGTTCAGCACCTGGGACAACAGACACTcttcaaaacacaaaacaagccTATTTCACAGGGAGACCCAGACCCCAAACGGCACTCAAAAGAAGGTGTTAGTTTCCCTGCCTTCTCCAGAGGAGTCAAAAATTTCTAAAGGCTTAGTTGAGAAAAATGGGCGGGGGATTATGGCCTGCTAAGCACATGTGCTGGGCACTTCACATGCATAGTTTCCCTCAATCCTAACAGGATCACCTCCgttttacagagggggaaaatGAAGCTTGCCCAGGGTCAGACAGCTCTCAGTCGTGAGGCCATGACTTGAGCCCACATCTCACGGGAGCCTAAGCCCAAACTCTTTGAGCTGCGCCATGCTGTCCCAAGCAGGGAGAGAGTGCACGCTCCCAAGAAAGAGGCAAGGGGGCCAGGACGGAACCGGCAATGGTGGAAGACAGTCAACACGCAAGGCTCGCTACCCGACACTCCACAGAGTTCCTTCACCGCTGAGCCTGACTCAGACCTGCAGGAGAGAGACGTCTGGAGACTTAAGTGTGACGAATGAACTTCTGAAGCCACCCTGTGCCTGTTGCCTTTTGGTGCTGAACCTGAAGCTTAGGAGAGATGTCAATCCCTTCAACAAGCCCCACCACCTACCCCAGCCCCACTGCCACCCCCAGTTTAGGGATGTAAACTCCAGAGGGGACAAAAGTCCCCATGGGGCCTGTCCCATCTTGCCAGTGCTCCCAAAGCACCATGGCGACACCTCTGCACTCTCACCGCAGGTGTTTCTGCACTTTGGGTACCACATATCACATCTCACGTTTTGATCAATACAAGTCAACCCACAGCCTGACAGGATACGaactacatattttaaatacatctttACATGAAATACAATTTACCCTGAAGATTTTCCGACCCCAAGCTCCTAACAGCCTAAGCTTGAGTTAAGCCAGTCAAGTGTAGTGCTTATCAGCTAATGCTATTATCAGGCTTGACTGGGGGGAGGGACATCAAAGAAGTTTCCAGGATGATTATCCAAAATGCAAGGGGCTTGGTTTGAAAGGCTTACTGAGacagctgggagaggggaggggtatCTTAACAGGGAGCATGTAACCACGCCTTTGTGGTGGGAGGTGACAGGATTTCTAACCCTTCCCAGCACACTCACAGTGAAGGCCACAGAAGGACAAGGATGGAAACTGAGAAGAGctgcaagagaaacaaaaggtcGATTTCAAGGTCAGTTGAAGAGGCCCAGGTCTGGTTTGGTTTTCTTGGTGGTAGAGAGTGAAGCCAAAGTCATGCCACCATTTAATAAGGACATTTTTGCAAACAGCTTGGCTTCTTGCCATCAGAGGCAATGGAAGATATTTTCCTTCACTTCTGACTTAACCACAATCTTGTGCAAAAGGTAAAAATGCCTTGGGCCACGGCAGACTGATCAGTGTCCTTGTCGTATGACTCTGAGGCACTGTTGAGTCTATGCCACCAATGTGTGGTGAGGAAAGTTTCAGTGCAAATAGACATTTTGCAAAATTACTCTCACTCAGCTTAAGATTCATCaagttattattaaaatgtccgcTTTCCAGCTTTACTCTTAACAGAGAAAACAGCCCCATGAGGTGGAATTGAATACTATAAGCCaagacattggtttataaaaagtaaattagtgTTCTAAAAAAAACTCAAAGCACTCTATACACGTACCAAAGTGCAGCCCTGAAGTTGggagttattttcagttttgttgacAAAGAACAAATGCCATAGTTGTTATTAAAAACCATAAAgcattcactaagaaaaaaggtaACCTTATTGCTCCAAAAATCAACACAGAATAGACAACACGGATAGAAAATTATCAATGTTCCTTAGATAAAAATCATCCAGTACTGAGAGGCAGAGACACTCCAGGTTAACAGTTTTGGGAGCTAATCACGAGCCAGCTGGAATATTTAACATTCCACGGATGAAACAAACACTACAACCAGAGAGTGTCTTTCAGGTGGCTGGCTGTTTTATAGAGAACCCTGCTGGAAATAAATGCTTATGAAAAATTGACCAGAGAGAAATACTGGTAAATAACAGCATAAACAGCCGTTAAACAGAAGACATCTAGGAGTCAGGGAGAATGATGGCAGCAGAGGAGTCCTGAGGCCCTGGCCTCCCCTCCGGCCACACAACAGAGGCCTTCCTGACTCTGTCCTCTCGCTGAGCTTCAGCTCTGCGCTCCAGGGACAAAAGGGACGGTCTAGATTAAGGTCAAGTCTTGCCAGGGATGCAAAGTGCCTGCTTGGAAATGGTGGTGCTTGTGACACAGGGTCACGTCGCCAAGAAGTCTGGAGACTGAACTCCCTCCTCGGACTCCACCGTCACCCCCTAAAACTGCCTGACGAGCTTCCTCTCTGAAGTAGGACCAATAATTTAGTcaaataactaagaaaaataaatgagaatagaTTAGTCACTGACCTGCTATCaccccttttgtttctcttttattccttgtAACTGTCTCGCTTCAAATTCAAACTACAGCTCTGGGGAGGAAGTCCTGGGGAAAAGGATTTCAGATACCAAAACCCGTATGTCCCGTACCAGCCCAGCAAACCAAACAGGGTGCCAAACACTTTCTGGGACAAGTTGTGGAAATAAACGGCCGTGCACAGAAACATCCACACCCAAATGAGAGTCAGGAAGCCCAGGGCGACCACCAGGGCGGTGATGGCGGCGTGGAGGCAGTGGCTTCGGTCCGTCTTCACTTCGTGCAGCACCGCCATCTCCTCCACAATCATGAGGGCACAGAAGGTCAGCAGGAAGGAGTGGCCTGAGATGTCGAAGCCATCCCAAAAGCCCCCCTCGCCGTGGCACTGCTGCTTACTCTGGTGCTCGTTTCTGACGCCCTCCAGGGCCGGCGACTGGAAGCAGCTGCCCGTGTAGTGTTCAATGTTGGAGAAGAGGGTTGTGCACACATACCAGATGGCCGTGCCCACCAGCAGGGTGCTCAGCCGCCGCAGCACCAGGCCAGCCTTGCCCGTCAGGTGGTAGTTGGTGAGGGCAATgaaaggcaggaggaggcagaaggtcCAGGCCCAGGCCACTTTGACAAAATACCTGGCAGAGGAGGAAAGCGGAAGTGAAGACAGGAGACATGGCGGATAGGAAACAATGTCACGGCTCAGGTCTAGACTAGCAAgggagggaaaatgagaaaagcgGATAAAAGCTCCAGATAGCAACTTCACTTACTAAGTACTTTAAACGTATCAGCTATTTAATCCTtaaacaactctatgaggtaggtactgttattatccccattttacagagaagaaaactgaggcacagagaagtatcGTGCCCAAAGTGGAGGACGTAAATGGCGgcgctgggattcaaatccagggtCTGTGATCTTAAGCACTATGCTATCTGCTCAGGAAAGTAATGATACCCGAGCATCTACCAAATGCCAGGAGCCTTCACTCACCTTCACCTTCCTATAGGACACTCACAGCTACCCTGGGAGGAAGGTCTCATTTGCCCCatttaatggataaagaagctgaggctcagaacagTTCAATAACTTGCCCAGCGTCACACTTACACAACCACAAGCACAGATGAAACCAGGGCTTGGCCAGCCCCAAAGCCCACGCTTTTCCTACACCACGGCTCTTTCCTCCACGGCAGAAATGATCTTGGAACGGAGCCTGACTTCAAGCTCAgagacccaggttcaaatcctcaCTCTGACGTGCTACCAcccttctctaggcctcagttccctcagctGTTACACAGAGCTGAGGGGaccaaatgacttttaaaatccCTTCCAGAGCCAGCGATTCACTAGTTCCCTTCCAATAATTACCACAGAGGCTTGGAACAAAACGCCAGAATCCACGGCTACCCACAAACAGCAGGGACTTGtctgccaggctgcctggctctCACTCACCCAGGCCAGATAAAGCAGCAGCTGCCTTGTCTGCCTCCCTGTGCTCACCAAAGGTGGCTGAGCCGGGGACCTGCCGTGAACACACATGCAACAGACTCGGGGCTACTACCACTCTCATAATCTATTCTTAGCGCAGGCTAAGAAACGAAGGTGGGCCAAGGACAGAGGGATTCTTTCCTGGGTTCCAAAGCATTCCCAGACCCCACTCAAGGGCCTGTCACTGATATCTTCCCTGGGACCACTTATGCAAAGGACTGGCCAGAGCCAGGACCTGTCAGGCATCTGGCGAAGCTGCCTAGGAGAGAAGCCATGGTTTTAAGAAGATAACCAAAGTTGGGCTGACTTTGGGGAGACACCGCTGACACCATAATTTGGCAGAAGAATCTAGGCTCACACCAAGGCAGAAGTTTTATCTTTCAGAGCTTCCCTTTACTATTGCAACAGTGTTTTTAtgcaataaacttaaaaattcaggagttaaaaaaaaaaaaaggagtgggtGGGCGGAGTTAAGGAGATGTCTCAAAGAACCCAGCTGGCATTGCTTTCCTGGGCCACTGCCATGCCTCTGAGGGACTGCGAAGGTCCACGGAGATGCAGGGGAAAGGTCACGGACTGGAGGGTTCCACTCCTCCGGGACTATCTTGCAGCGGGGGTGATATCACAGGTCGGGACAGGGCTCTCAAGGGAGGTGGGGGTCAGAAGGCAGGTCTTTCACAGGTGGAGATGGGATTCTGTCACAAGCTGGGGGGATCGGGCTTAGGGTGGAGGCGCGGGGTATGacacaggcaggcaggagggaggtggcATCTCCCTCGGGGCAGGGGCCAACTCCTAACTCcaaggggaggtggggagcagcGACACAGGCTGGGTCATTCCCCCTTCCCACTCACACCCCCCCCACACGCATACACAACCCTGCTCCTCACCCCCTGCCCAGGCGAGCTCAGGCTGTCTGGTTTGGGTGTGCAAACACGAACTGCGAACGACACCAACCATCCCGGGGTCCCTGAGTCGCGACACTCGTGCAGATGCTGATGTCACGACTGGGAGGACCTCCCCTTCCAACCACTCGTCCCTCGGGGCAGCCAGGCGACAGCGGGCCGGCCGCGGCGGGGACGGGAGAGGAGCGGGGCGCACTCACACGTTGAGGACGTTGCGCTTGTTGCTGAGGTAGCTCTCGGGCAGCGGGGACAACTCCTTGAGGACGGAGCCCGCCAGCATGGAGGCCGCCAGCGCCCAGGGCAGGTAGCGCCGCACGGCCGCCCGCACCAGCGCCCCCCGGAGCAACCACGCGCAGCGCTCCAGATGCTCCATGCCGTCCTCGCGGACCTCGTCGGCCACCGTCCGCCTTCCCGGGCCCTCTCGGACACCGTCTGGCCCTTCGCCAGGCCGGCGCCGGCACCTCCTCTCGGGCGCATGCGCGCCGCCCGCGGGCCCCACCCCTGAAGAGCGCGCGCGCACGCCCCGGAGCCCGCGTGCTCCCCCTCCTGGCCGCTCGCGGCCTCTGCAGCGCCCCTGTCTCTCAACTCTCGCCTCCGGCCGCTGGGCGACGCAGCAGCTTCGTGTCTCAGCCACTGTGTCTTCCTCTGATCCAGGGAAAAAGCGCCTGCGGGAGTGTGTGCTTGAGATGGGGAAGAATAAATGTCACACCGTAGGAACAGGAGCCGTGGTACAGCATCTTTTAGTCTCTCCTGGAGACACCTCCTCCAgctgagccttagtttctcatctgtaaaatggggagacaAGAGGAGATCAGCCTCCCCCAAGAATTAGTTTAGGAACTCGAGGTTCATTACGGTGGTCCAGGTATAGggacatgagaaaataaatgcataaaataattattgtaaaattattagatttatttttactttaaaaacaactgTATTGAGTGAAAATGCTGGACGCTGGGGGTTAATGAGATCAGATGAGGGTGTTGAGTCACTCAGTTCATCACAGAGTCA
The Equus przewalskii isolate Varuska chromosome 21, EquPr2, whole genome shotgun sequence DNA segment above includes these coding regions:
- the FITM2 gene encoding acyl-coenzyme A diphosphatase FITM2 — its product is MEHLERCAWLLRGALVRAAVRRYLPWALAASMLAGSVLKELSPLPESYLSNKRNVLNVYFVKVAWAWTFCLLLPFIALTNYHLTGKAGLVLRRLSTLLVGTAIWYVCTTLFSNIEHYTGSCFQSPALEGVRNEHQSKQQCHGEGGFWDGFDISGHSFLLTFCALMIVEEMAVLHEVKTDRSHCLHAAITALVVALGFLTLIWVWMFLCTAVYFHNLSQKVFGTLFGLLGWYGTYGFWYLKSFSPGLPPQSCSLNLKRDSYKE